GCCGTTGAGCAGTTGCCAGAGCTCGGGCCGCTGGCGCTTCGGATCCCACTGCCCCTTCTCGTCGCGGAGCGAGAACACGCGCTCCTTCGCGCGGGAGCGCTCCTCGTCGCGCCGCGCGCCGCCGAACGCCGCGTCGAACTGACCCGCCGCCAGCCCGTCGAGCAGCGCGCGCGTCTTCAGCAGCCCGCAGCAGCGCTGCGTGCCCACGGCGAACGGCTGCGTGCCGGCGGCAATCGCGTCGGTGTTGGTGTGCACGATCAGCCGGGCGCCGATCTCGGCGGTGTACCGATCGCGGAACTCGATCATCTCCCGGAACTTGTACGTCGTGTCGATGTGGAGCAGCGGGAACGGAATCGGCCCCGGGTAGAACGCCTTCTGCGCGAGCCGGAGCAGGACCGACGAGTCCTTGCCGATCGAGTAGAGCATCACGGGCCGCTCGAACTCGGCGACGACCTCGCGCATGATCGCGATGCTCTCCGCTTCGAGCGCGCGCAGGTGGTCGAGCGTCGGCGGCGGGAGCGGAGCCGGCTCCGCCGAGAGCCGCGGCTTCGTAGCGTCCTGAACGGTGTGCATCAGATCACGAACTCCTCGTCGAAGGCCGACCGATCGGCCCTGAGCCGCCACGACCGGGCTTCTTTCGCCTGGCCCTGGCGCACGGAGAGAATCACGTAGCTCAGGTTCGGCCACGCATGGTCCAGGTCGAACTGCGACGGCTCGGCCGGATGGTCGGGGTGCGAGTGATAGAACCCGAGCAGCGACAGCCCCGTGTCGTTGGCCCGCGTCTCGGCGCGGCGGTACTCCTCCGGTCCCACGAGGAACCGCCGCCGCTGCTGCTCGGGCGTGAACGTGTTGTCGAGCGGGAACGCGCGCGTGACCGCGCCGGCCTTCGGCCCGAGCAGCGCGCCGCAGCATTCGTTGGGATAGACGCGGGCTGCGTGGCGGCGCATGGCGACGAGCTCGACGTCCGCGATCCGCAGGTGCGCCGGCGCCGTCGGATCGGCCGGCGCGGTCTCCTCGGTATCCGTCACGTCCCACAGCGGCTCGGACAGATAGCGGTCGCCGCCGTCGGGAAAG
The Acidobacteriota bacterium genome window above contains:
- the cysD gene encoding sulfate adenylyltransferase subunit CysD, with amino-acid sequence MHTVQDATKPRLSAEPAPLPPPTLDHLRALEAESIAIMREVVAEFERPVMLYSIGKDSSVLLRLAQKAFYPGPIPFPLLHIDTTYKFREMIEFRDRYTAEIGARLIVHTNTDAIAAGTQPFAVGTQRCCGLLKTRALLDGLAAGQFDAAFGGARRDEERSRAKERVFSLRDEKGQWDPKRQRPELWQLLNGRVRPGESIRVFPLSNWTEIDVWQYIHEERIPVVPLYFAKPREVVVRGESLIPVEQPFVPLRPGEKPQLVMCRMRSLGCSPCTGAIRSEADTVPKIIEELVGARNSERQLRVIDHDQDGSMEIKKREGYF